A window of the Proteus terrae subsp. cibarius genome harbors these coding sequences:
- the fbaB gene encoding class I fructose-bisphosphate aldolase, with protein MTDIVSLLGADAKSLLEHRCQTIPSENLYLPGSDFVDRVMIDNNRPNSVLRSMQTLFNHGRLAGTGYLSILPVDQGVEHSAAASFAANPLYFDPKNIVELAIEAGCNCVASTYGVLASVSRRYAHKIPFLVKLNHNETLSYPAQYDQTLYASVEQAFEMGAVAVGATIYFGSQESRRQIEEISMAFERAHELGMVTVLWAYLRNPAFKKDGVDYHASADLTGQANHLAATIGADIVKQKMAENNGGFKAIGFGHTDERVYTKLTTENPIDLVRYQLANCYMGRAGLINSGGASGNNDLEDAVRTAVINKRAGGMGLILGRKAFKKSMKDGVALINAVQDVYLNKSVTIA; from the coding sequence ATGACTGATATAGTAAGTTTGTTAGGTGCTGATGCTAAATCATTATTAGAACATCGTTGCCAAACCATCCCGAGCGAAAATCTCTACCTGCCAGGTTCTGACTTTGTTGATCGTGTTATGATTGATAACAATCGCCCTAATAGCGTGTTACGTTCAATGCAAACCCTATTTAACCACGGGCGTTTAGCGGGAACGGGTTATCTGTCTATTCTACCTGTTGACCAAGGTGTGGAACACTCTGCCGCGGCCTCTTTTGCAGCAAACCCACTCTATTTTGATCCGAAAAATATTGTTGAGTTAGCGATTGAAGCAGGCTGTAACTGTGTTGCCTCTACTTATGGTGTTCTTGCTTCTGTTTCTCGTCGCTATGCACACAAAATCCCTTTTCTTGTGAAACTAAACCACAACGAAACCCTAAGCTACCCAGCGCAATATGACCAAACACTATATGCCAGTGTAGAACAAGCCTTTGAAATGGGTGCTGTTGCAGTGGGTGCGACCATTTACTTTGGTTCACAAGAAAGCCGTCGCCAAATTGAAGAGATCTCAATGGCCTTTGAACGTGCTCATGAATTAGGTATGGTCACTGTATTATGGGCTTATTTACGTAACCCAGCCTTTAAAAAAGATGGCGTTGATTACCATGCAAGTGCGGATTTAACCGGTCAGGCAAACCATTTAGCAGCTACAATTGGTGCTGATATCGTTAAACAAAAAATGGCTGAAAATAACGGTGGCTTTAAAGCGATTGGTTTTGGTCATACTGATGAGCGTGTTTATACAAAACTCACCACTGAAAACCCAATTGATTTAGTTCGTTACCAATTAGCAAACTGCTATATGGGCCGTGCGGGATTAATTAACTCTGGTGGTGCTTCAGGTAACAATGACCTTGAAGATGCTGTCCGTACCGCCGTTATTAACAAACGTGCTGGTGGTATGGGCTTGATCTTAGGACGTAAAGCATTCAAGAAGTCAATGAAAGATGGCGTTGCCCTAATTAATGCAGTACAAGATGTTTATCTAAATAAATCTGTCACTATTGCTTAA